Proteins encoded within one genomic window of Microbacterium sp. LKL04:
- a CDS encoding DUF6412 domain-containing protein: protein MIHDLLRVVLEVFGLLVAVDPSLSGSALTVALLALAVLTLALLATAVHASTRGAVPHPTRRIELTAPLTQSDPDAAGHVRRRGPGQVTAAA from the coding sequence ATGATCCACGACCTGCTGCGCGTCGTCCTCGAGGTCTTCGGGCTCCTCGTCGCCGTCGATCCGTCGCTGAGCGGCTCCGCGCTCACCGTCGCGCTGCTCGCACTCGCCGTCCTGACGCTCGCGCTCCTCGCGACCGCCGTGCATGCGAGCACGCGCGGAGCGGTGCCGCATCCCACCCGTCGCATCGAGCTCACGGCGCCGCTCACGCAGAGCGATCCCGACGCGGCAGGACACGTCCGCCGTCGCGGGCCCGGTCAGGTGACTGCGGCCGCGTAG
- a CDS encoding YidC/Oxa1 family membrane protein insertase, whose product MDITTLPVISTLLDLTARCLIGLTSLLASWTGAFAGALAIMLVTLVVRAALIPAGIAQAKADQARIRLAPRLRELQTRYRSNRERLQRETMELYRSEDVSPFASCLPILIQAPIVGLLYSVFIHASIAGHANELLSQTLLGVPLGASLLHAVSTGTAGLATWLVIGCLVLAIAAVGEITRRAFRITPVEGVPGIPVAMLGALQFMTAVVAVFVPLAAGIYLLTTVTWTLGQRLVLRRVFG is encoded by the coding sequence GTGGACATCACCACCCTGCCTGTTATCTCGACCCTGCTCGACCTCACCGCCCGCTGCCTCATCGGCCTGACCTCGCTGCTCGCCTCGTGGACGGGAGCGTTCGCGGGCGCGCTCGCCATCATGCTCGTGACCCTCGTGGTGCGGGCGGCGCTCATCCCCGCCGGCATCGCCCAAGCCAAAGCCGACCAAGCGCGCATCCGTCTCGCGCCGCGCCTGCGCGAACTCCAGACCCGCTACCGCAGCAACCGGGAGCGCCTGCAACGCGAAACCATGGAGCTCTACCGTTCCGAGGACGTGTCGCCGTTCGCCAGCTGCCTGCCGATCCTCATCCAGGCGCCGATCGTCGGCCTGCTGTACTCCGTGTTCATCCACGCGAGCATCGCCGGGCACGCCAACGAGCTGCTGTCGCAGACGCTGCTCGGCGTGCCGCTCGGCGCGAGTCTGCTCCACGCCGTGTCGACCGGAACCGCTGGCCTTGCGACGTGGCTGGTGATCGGATGCCTCGTGCTCGCCATCGCGGCAGTGGGGGAGATCACGCGGCGGGCGTTCCGGATTACGCCGGTGGAGGGGGTGCCGGGCATTCCGGTGGCGATGCTCGGCGCGCTGCAGTTCATGACCGCGGTCGTGGCGGTGTTCGTGCCGCTCGCGGCGGGGATCTACCTGCTGACGACGGTCACGTGGACGCTGGGGCAGCGGTTGGTGCTCAGACGGGTCTTCGGATGA
- a CDS encoding SDR family NAD(P)-dependent oxidoreductase, translating into MRTIVITGASDGIGAAASRQLVARGHRVVLVGRSPKKTRAVAAELGTPYHLADFSDLAQVRRLAGELLEAYSRIDVLANNAGGVFGKRQLTGDGFEQTFQVNHLGPFLLTNLLRERLVESEASIIQTASAAARLFSRFDVTDLNAARRYSGWRAYGNAKLANILFTRELQRRWGSDGVSAVAFHPGVVATSFAGNTAGPLRWMYHSPLARRLLTTTEEGGKRLVFLADGTPREDWLPGAYYENDRVTKTHRLATDPRLAQELWERSAEMVQLG; encoded by the coding sequence ATGCGCACCATCGTCATCACCGGAGCCAGCGACGGGATCGGGGCCGCGGCATCCCGTCAGCTCGTCGCTCGGGGTCACCGTGTCGTCCTCGTCGGCCGTTCGCCGAAGAAGACGCGGGCTGTCGCGGCTGAGCTCGGCACGCCGTACCACCTCGCCGACTTCTCCGACCTGGCGCAGGTGCGCCGGCTGGCGGGCGAGCTGCTCGAGGCGTACTCGCGTATCGACGTGCTCGCCAACAACGCGGGCGGAGTCTTCGGCAAGCGACAGCTGACCGGCGACGGGTTCGAGCAGACGTTCCAGGTGAATCACCTCGGGCCGTTCCTGCTCACGAACCTGCTGCGCGAGCGGCTGGTCGAAAGCGAGGCATCGATCATTCAGACCGCGAGCGCGGCGGCGCGACTGTTCTCGCGCTTCGACGTCACCGACCTCAACGCCGCGCGCCGGTACTCGGGGTGGCGGGCGTACGGCAACGCGAAGCTCGCGAACATCCTCTTCACGCGCGAGCTGCAGCGCCGGTGGGGGAGCGACGGCGTCTCGGCGGTCGCGTTCCACCCCGGCGTCGTCGCGACGAGCTTCGCCGGCAACACCGCGGGACCGCTGCGCTGGATGTACCACAGCCCCCTCGCACGCCGCCTGCTGACGACGACGGAGGAGGGCGGCAAGCGGCTCGTGTTCCTCGCCGACGGCACCCCGCGCGAGGACTGGCTGCCCGGCGCCTACTACGAGAACGACCGCGTCACGAAAACCCACCGGCTCGCGACCGACCCGCGCCTCGCGCAGGAACTGTGGGAGCGCAGCGCCGAGATGGTGCAGCTCGGGTGA